The following is a genomic window from Bacillus sp. FJAT-52991.
AACACCCATCTGGACGCGTCGGCAAGCCTCAGGATATCGTCAATGCCTGCTTATTTTTAGCGGATAAGCAAAATGATTTTATCAATGGGCATAATCTAGTAGTTGATGGCGGCATGACGAAGAAGATGATTTATGAGGAGTAATTTAGAGGCCTGCCTTTTTTGTGTTTTTAAATGGAGTGAAATTTACATTACTGTCTGCTATCTTTACTAAAAATATAGAAAATTAGCAATTTGTGATCTTCAGTTTTTCCTTTTAACTTGTTACTATAGAAGTAATGAGTTAACCAATCATAGGAGGAACAATCATGAGTGTACATAAAGACCTTATATTACATGCGGAAAAGCAAAATAAACTATATAGAGAGTTTGCCTTGTTAGACGAGCAACGTGAGACGTATATTGCAGAGGTGGTGGAGCTTTGCAAAGCGGGAAAGGAGTTTACAACAGATCGCATTAATGAAGTGACGGAGAAAATTAATGTGTTAGCGAATCATCGATTGATTCCAACTCGCAAGCTAGTGACACCGGATATGGTGCGTGAATATGTGGAGAAATTGCAGTAAGTTTAAGCCGGTATAATTTAATACAACAAGAAGATGTGGCCTTTTCCTAGTATTTCATCAAGGGAAGGCCATTTTTTTAGTTGCAGTACATAATGATATGGCAAATAAAAAGACGTGTGGAGGGATTAGAATGGATAAGGAGATCGAGAGAATAATAGTAAAATCATTTTTTACGAAAAGGCTCCAAGATAGAGTTCTGTTCGAATTGTCTTCAGCTAAGAAACGCAAAAATGCCTTGAGTCGTCTTTGTCACACTTACAGAACAATTCTTCGTGAAGAGTATATGATTGAGATTCCAAAACCAAATTCAAACCCAGTAGAAATAGCCAAGTTGCTGAAATAGAATGGCGCTGGAGACTCTTGTTATGCAATATCTTGGGATGAAGAAATTGATGGTAAGGAATTGCCCTTGTTAACAGGCCTGGAAAGTGCTGTTGGGATGGGGATGCCGTCAATCATATACTGCATACCCAATCAACGCGCTTATTGTGAAGCTGAGCAATAAGTCCTTCCATCTCCAAGGTTTTTACTTAAAAGAAAATAGAAGAACTCTTTTTAATAGTATTGGATTTTTGGTGTTTTAGCTGGAGTCACGTTTGCTGAGTATTATTTTCCAATGAACAGACGATTGTCGCTCGGATTAGCGGAGATGAATTTGTGCTATTAATGATTGATGCAACGGAATCAGCCGTTGACGATCTAATTATTCAAATTACATCTACCATCGATGATTATAATAACAGGCAGAACGAGCGTCCTATCCAGCTATCACTTGGTTCTGCTTATCACTCTCACTCTCTTAGGCAAATGACTCAGTTGTTTGCACAAGCCGATGCACAGATGTATGCTGATAAATCAGAGCGGAAACGTGCTGAAAGATCTTTTGGTGCATATTAATGAAACTTAATTATAAGTTAAAAACAATAATTTTATTAAATGAATCATGATTGTTATAATAAAATCAGTTTATTCGTAATATTTAAAAATTTGCGAGTGAATACAAACTAAACCATTGAAAGAGGGGACGTAAGATGATTAATCAAAAAGATATAGTAGCATTGTCTGCTGGTAATGTGAACACAGAAGAATTACCATGGATTCCTTATTTTGGAGAAGCGAAGTTTAAACTGATTAAGGCCAACCCAGTGACTGGACAAACTATAACTCTATTAAAAGTTCCTGCGAATATGCAACTTCCTGCCCATTTCCATCCTGGTTCGGTCATTGTTTACACGGTTCAAGGAGAGTGGAGATATATGGAGGAAGATTGGGTCTCCAAAGCTGGTGATGTAGTTTATGAGCCTGCTGGGTCCACACATACACCTCAAGGTTTAGGGACTGAAGATGTCATTACGTTTAATATCGTTGAAGGAACATTAGACTATTTAGGTGAGAATGGTGAAGTTATTGCTAGGGATGGCTGGGAATCATTCCTGAAAAAATACCATGATCACTGTGCGGCTGAAGGAATTGAACCAGTCGATGTGACTCAATTTTAAAAGATAGATTCATAAAAAAAGAGAAGCGCTATATCACGTATATGTGACAGAGATGCTTCTCTTTTTTCTTTCTAATTCTTAATCATTTCGAAATTTTAGATACTTATTCAAGGAGGATAATTTTATGGGATCTATTTTAAAGGAAAAAATTCAAGGACCAGTAGCGTGGAAAGGGAGTGACCTAGCGAAAGATGATTCATGGGTTTATTATTTGTCCGAAAAAATGATTGCCTCTCTTGAAAGTGCTTTACTTTATGTTAAACAAAAGGGGGTACAAGCACCTAATTTTAACAAGGAGGATTTCCCGATTTCTGATCTCGCGGACGAAATCTCTTATTTTGTTGATGAGCTGGAGAATGGGAAGGGGTTTCTATTAATCCGTGGGTTGCCGATGGAAAGATATACGGATGAAGAAGCGAGCATCATTTACTATGGTCTCGGACTTCACATGGGCATTCCGGTCACGCAAAACGCTAAAGGTGACCTTTTAGGACATGTTGTGGATCAAGGCCTCAACATTAATGATTCCAATGTACGTGGTTACCAAACGAATGCACATCTTCCCTTTCACCCAGATGGATCGGACGTCGTTGGTTTATTAAGTCTTCGTAAAGCGAAAGCTGGAGGGCTTAGTAGTATCGTAAGTTCAATAGCTGTTTACAATGAAATTCTCGAGAAGTACCCAGAATATCTGGGAGTTCTCTATCGTCCGTTCTTTTTAGATCGTCGTGGTGAGGAGGCACTAGGTGAATCTCCCGTATATTCATCACCGGTCTTTAGTTATTACGATGGAAAATTGAGCTGCAGATATAATCGCGGATATGTCGAATCGGCACAAGAGAAAACGGGTAGCTATTTGTCAAAGATTGAATTGGAAGCCTATGATTTAATGGATTCTCTCATTCATGATGAAAATATGCATTTTAATATGATGTTGGAACCTGGTGATATGCAATTCGTTAATAATTATACTGTTCTCCATTCGCGTACTATATACGAGGATTACGAAGAACCTGAACGAAAACGTCATTTATTAAGATTGTGGCTCACAATGCCAAATGGCCGTGAAATTGCCCCGGATTTCGCAATGTTTTTTGATGAGAAAACAGGAAAACCGGGTCGCGGCGGTATTCCTGTACGTGAAAAAACAGCTGGCGGTGTTATAGAAAACTTGAGGTAATTGGGTTTACATCCGGAAGATTTACTTTTATCCCGTAATGGAGGGAAGTAAGACTTTACACCTCAAGGTTCAGAAAAAAATGGTGGAGATAGGTGGGGGGTACCTTTTCCGATGTTAAGAAAAAGGTACTCCCGAAATGGTAAAAATAAGGGGGGATTTTTATGCCGAGGACTCCAAAATATTCTTGGGTTATCTTATTATTTCTAGTTATTTCCGGTATGATCAACCAGGTTGATAAAATTATTATAGGGTTGGTTTCTGTTCCCTTAATGAAGGAGTTAAGTTTAAGTCCTTCACAATGGGGAGTTGTTGGGAGTTCCTTTTTTTGGTTGTTTACGATATCCTCTCTTGTACTTGGAGGCATGGCCGATACGAAAAACACGAAGAAAATGTTGACTTGGCTGTCGCTGATCTGGGTGAGTGTCCAATTTGCCACACCTTTTGTTTCCAGTCTGTCTCTGCTAGTGTTAACAAGAATCGTCTTGGGAGCGGGTGAAGGTCCAGCTGCTGCTGTATCAACGGCAATATTGGGGAAGTGGTTCCCGAAAGAAAGACATGGAATAGGCTTTGCCGCTGTACTGTTTGGAACAACCATCGGACCTGCGATTGCTGCGCCGTTATTAATCTCCTTGATCGATCAATATGGGTGGAGGTCTGCTTTTATCGCGATGGGGGTTGTTGGACTAATTTGGCTAGGTTTTTGGTTGTTTTATGGGAAAGACAATCCACAAGAAATCGGGTTGCCTTCATTTGATCAAGAGGAGAAGCATTCATCAGCTCTCTCTAAAGTATCTTGGCGTCAGTTTCTTCCACATCTTCTTTCTAAAAATTTTGTTGTTATTGTTTTGTGTGCAGGTTGTGCCTTTTGGGTATTGTCTATTCAAGGATTGTGGTATCCAGCATACTTTTCCACAGTGAAACATTTTACTGGCTCTACGTTAAAATTAGCCGTGTCTTTACCTTTTCTTTTTGCTGCCATTAGTCTAATTGGATTTGCCATGATATCCGATTGGCTTTATCGAAAAACAGGAGATATTCGTAAAGCGCGAATCAATCTTGCAGGTTTCATGATGGTGCTGTCCTCTATTTGTTTATATCTTGGAAGTGTCGTAAATTCGAGTGTTATCTCGATGGTGTTCTTTACCCTTGCCCCAGGTTTTGCATATGTCATTCTTTCACTTGCACCCGCCATCTTGATGGACTTTTTTTCTCCCCAAAACATCGGAAAAGCACAAGGGACATACATCGCTCTTTCAAATACAGGAAGTATGATTGCACCCATTGTATTCGGTTATTTTATCCAATATGCAGCGACTGAGGCAATCGGATATCGTTATGCATTTCAATCAACTTCTTTAATGATGTTTGTGATCGGATTATTGTTTTGGATGAGTGTACGTCCTATAAAGCGAAGTCATACAACGGTCAAAACAGAGGAGCAAATTAGTATTTAAGTAATCATTGGTTATATTTGAAACGGGAAGAGATTGCGACTAAATAAGGTTGGCTCTTTTTTGAATATTAATCATACTTACTTGCAAATAAAAATCTTTAATTTTATTAAACTACAATTTATAAGTATAATAAATATCATAATAGTTGGAATAATCGCAATATTAATCAGCGAATCTTGCGGGTTTATGATGGGATTTTTTCTTCTAATAAAAGTAGAAGGTTTAACATTTAAAAATTATCGATTATGTTCAATCTGGGAGGGGATCTAGAATGTCAGTTCAACAAATGTTTGATTTATCAGGACAGACAGCATTAGTTACAGGAGGGGGTAGTGGATTAGGGCGTTTAATAGCTCTAGCTCTGGCAGAAGCAGGTGCAAATGTTGTAGTCTGTTCACGTCGTCTAGAAGTTTGTGAAAATGTGGTAAAAGAAATTGAAGCGTTAGGAAGACAAGCGCTTGCCCTATCATTGGATGTAACAGATCCTGAATCTGTCCGTCAAAGTGTGGATAAAGCCATTTCTCATTTTGGAAAAATCGAAATTTTAGTTAACGGTAGCGGAATGGCTTCAGAATCGCCTGCTACAGAAATGTCTTTAGAAAACTGGCAAGGGATGCTTAATACAAATGTTACAGGAACATTTTTGATGAGCCAGGCTGTAGGCAGACATATGATCGACAACGAATACGGAAGAATCATTAACATTTCTTCTGCTGCTGGATTTAAAGGTACTGACCCAGAATTCATAGACTCTGTGGGATATACGACAAGTAAGAGTGCCGTAATGACTTTAACGAAGGATCTTGCTGTTAAGTGGGGCCGCCATGGAGTAAATGTGAATTCCATTGCGCCTGGAGCTTTCCCGTTTGGAATGAATGACCCACAAGTACCAGGAACGCTTGTAGAAAGAGCAGGCCCGATCATTGCTTCCCAAATTCCAGTAAGGAGATTAGGAAGCGAAAAAGATTTGGCAGGCGCTGCCGTTTACTTTGCTTCTGCAGCCTCTAATTATTGTACAGGACAAGTATTGGCTCTTGATGGCGGAATTAGCGCTAAGTAAATTCCCCTAAAATAGGAAGTTTC
Proteins encoded in this region:
- a CDS encoding DUF2533 family protein, with amino-acid sequence MSVHKDLILHAEKQNKLYREFALLDEQRETYIAEVVELCKAGKEFTTDRINEVTEKINVLANHRLIPTRKLVTPDMVREYVEKLQ
- a CDS encoding GGDEF domain-containing protein, with the protein product MVARISGDEFVLLMIDATESAVDDLIIQITSTIDDYNNRQNERPIQLSLGSAYHSHSLRQMTQLFAQADAQMYADKSERKRAERSFGAY
- a CDS encoding 2,4'-dihydroxyacetophenone dioxygenase family protein, whose protein sequence is MINQKDIVALSAGNVNTEELPWIPYFGEAKFKLIKANPVTGQTITLLKVPANMQLPAHFHPGSVIVYTVQGEWRYMEEDWVSKAGDVVYEPAGSTHTPQGLGTEDVITFNIVEGTLDYLGENGEVIARDGWESFLKKYHDHCAAEGIEPVDVTQF
- a CDS encoding TauD/TfdA family dioxygenase, which produces MGSILKEKIQGPVAWKGSDLAKDDSWVYYLSEKMIASLESALLYVKQKGVQAPNFNKEDFPISDLADEISYFVDELENGKGFLLIRGLPMERYTDEEASIIYYGLGLHMGIPVTQNAKGDLLGHVVDQGLNINDSNVRGYQTNAHLPFHPDGSDVVGLLSLRKAKAGGLSSIVSSIAVYNEILEKYPEYLGVLYRPFFLDRRGEEALGESPVYSSPVFSYYDGKLSCRYNRGYVESAQEKTGSYLSKIELEAYDLMDSLIHDENMHFNMMLEPGDMQFVNNYTVLHSRTIYEDYEEPERKRHLLRLWLTMPNGREIAPDFAMFFDEKTGKPGRGGIPVREKTAGGVIENLR
- a CDS encoding MFS transporter, with the translated sequence MPRTPKYSWVILLFLVISGMINQVDKIIIGLVSVPLMKELSLSPSQWGVVGSSFFWLFTISSLVLGGMADTKNTKKMLTWLSLIWVSVQFATPFVSSLSLLVLTRIVLGAGEGPAAAVSTAILGKWFPKERHGIGFAAVLFGTTIGPAIAAPLLISLIDQYGWRSAFIAMGVVGLIWLGFWLFYGKDNPQEIGLPSFDQEEKHSSALSKVSWRQFLPHLLSKNFVVIVLCAGCAFWVLSIQGLWYPAYFSTVKHFTGSTLKLAVSLPFLFAAISLIGFAMISDWLYRKTGDIRKARINLAGFMMVLSSICLYLGSVVNSSVISMVFFTLAPGFAYVILSLAPAILMDFFSPQNIGKAQGTYIALSNTGSMIAPIVFGYFIQYAATEAIGYRYAFQSTSLMMFVIGLLFWMSVRPIKRSHTTVKTEEQISI
- a CDS encoding SDR family NAD(P)-dependent oxidoreductase, with translation MSVQQMFDLSGQTALVTGGGSGLGRLIALALAEAGANVVVCSRRLEVCENVVKEIEALGRQALALSLDVTDPESVRQSVDKAISHFGKIEILVNGSGMASESPATEMSLENWQGMLNTNVTGTFLMSQAVGRHMIDNEYGRIINISSAAGFKGTDPEFIDSVGYTTSKSAVMTLTKDLAVKWGRHGVNVNSIAPGAFPFGMNDPQVPGTLVERAGPIIASQIPVRRLGSEKDLAGAAVYFASAASNYCTGQVLALDGGISAK